One window of Xylocopa sonorina isolate GNS202 chromosome 9, iyXylSono1_principal, whole genome shotgun sequence genomic DNA carries:
- the Lapsyn gene encoding leucine-rich repeat activity-regulated protein at synapses isoform X1: MRRVWSSSAGWCDKKTDMTVFLVNGLAALVLVAATVHGFSGPTLVMDQDIPSRTCRYSRAYSMIQVRCANLGLEVIPPTLKTEIQILDASTNRVRMLTNDSLAAYTNLAYLYLGDNFIQEIQEGAFDNLRYLKVIDLSTNGCDTLPKSLFRLPYLQKIYASKNKLSDDLFTHLEVKSPLAFLQLSKNKLNKIPQLGSLPTLRHLNVSENNISSVSSEDLASFCYLVVIDLTKNPLKFAAGSCECVALKSWLATRGISSRPVFNCTEEVKQGCQAPSIFSNRTLELYQRCTEILRLQAETEKARNTWILVACCIAGFLLCLFVGLFCVHKRNKRKKKKKLKEEQRLNANNANTELLNSNLRQPENT, from the exons ACATGACTGTGTTCCTGGTGAACGGACTGGCAGCGTTGGTCCTCGTTGCAGCGACGGTCCACGGGTTTTCTGGGCCAACGCTGGTCATGGACCAGGACATACCTTCGAGGACCTGTCGTTACAGCAGAGCATACTCGATGATTCAGGTCCGTTGCGCGAATCTGGGCCTCGAGGTGATCCCTCCTACTCTCAAGACTGAGATCCAG ATCCTGGACGCGTCCACAAATAGAGTCAGGATGCTAACGAACGACAGCCTGGCCGCGTACACGAACCTGGCCTATCTCTATCTGGGCGACAACTTCATCCAGGAGATCCAAGAGGGCGCCTTCGATAATCTGCGTTACCTGAAGGTGATCGATCTATCGACGAACGGTTGCGACACTCTACCAAAGAGCCTCTTCCGGCTGCCCTATCTGCAGAAGATTTACGCGTCCAAGAACAAACTGAGCGACGACCTCTTCACTCATTTAGAAGTGAAGTCTCCGTTGGCATTTCTGCAGCTGTCCAAGAACAAACTGAACAAAATCCCCCAATTGGGATCCCTTCCTACGCTGCGCCATTTGAACGTATCCGAGAACAACATCAGCTCCGTGAGCAGCGAGGATCTAGCGTCGTTCTGCTACCTGGTGGTCATCGATCTGACTAAAAATCCGCTCAAGTTCGCCGCAGGAAGCTGCGAATGCGTCGCGTTGAAATCCTGGCTGGCGACACGTGGCATTTCCTCGCGTCCGGTGTTCAACTGCACCGAGGAGGTGAAACAGGGCTGCCAAGCGCCAAGTATTTTCAGCAACAGAACCCTGGAGCTGTACCAGCGGTGCACAGAGATACTGCGGTTGCAAGCGGAGACGGAGAAGGCGCGTAACACGTGGATACTGGTCGCCTGTTGCATCGCAGGGTTCCTCCTCTGTCTGTTCGTGGGGCTGTTCTGCGTGCACAAGCGGAACAAacgcaagaagaagaagaagctgaAGGAGGAGCAACGGTTGAACGCGAACAACGCGAACACAGAGCTGTTGAACAGCAATCTGCGCCAGCCGGAGAACACTTGA
- the LOC143427453 gene encoding putative multidrug resistance-associated protein lethal(2)03659 isoform X2 → MDGKVKAERKKNPREGANPLSSITFAFTLPTFWVGCRRDLEVTDLYRPLKEHTSSYLGTKITRIWQKEYETYEKQKSLNDESESTDKKYHGKKKLKQPSLVRVLIKCFGAQIMLYGIILAALEITLRVLQPIFLGQLLQYYSTAKMTKADAYLYAAGVILCSGLLIFVIHPYMMGILHMGMKMRVACCTLIYRKALKLSRTALGETTIGQAVNLLSNDVNRFDVAIIHLHYLWIGPLETFIITYFMYQEVEVSALFGVAILLLFIPLQGYLGKKSSIFRLKTAIRTDERVRLTNEIITGIQAIKMYTWEKPFGSLIELARRREISVIKSMSLIRGITMSFIMFTTRMSLFVTILAYISYDRKITAEKVFMLQAYYNVLRQTMTVYFPQGITQMAELLVSVRRLQNFMMYEEVDRRNEDERVNQAESKHETKKNDVNSIQEDVEDVKTTKYKDENIITIHNASAKWLSYEQEDTLKNININIKPGELVAVVGQVGSGKSSLLNVILKELPLKSGTIQVNGKIAYACQEPWLFAGSVRQNILFGRKMDQHRYDRVVKACQLRRDFSLLPYGDRTIVGERGISLSGGQRARINLARAVYSENEMYLLDDPLSAVDAHVGKHIFEECVMKYLKGKTRILVTHQLQYLRNVDRIIVLKDGEIQAEGSYNELASVGIDFGRLLENEPDENEPSGSAPPSRSTSRNASITSLSSLKSNLTEKDDPTEVAETRSQGKISGQVYMGYLRAGGNCCVLATVLVLCILAQGAASGSDFFISQWVNMEEKYVNETEDGRIVQDWKGPITRNVCIYVYSALIVSTVIITLLRSVTFFTSCMKASVRLHDRMFRSISRATMRFFNTNTSGRVLNRFSKDMGAIDELLPMALIDVLQIGLSLVGIIVVVAIANYWLLIPTVLIGILFYYVRVFYVATSRSVKRLEGVTRSPVFGHLNATLQGLPTIRAFEAAEILTKEFDQHQDLHSGAWYIFISSSRAFAFWLDFLCVVYICLVTLSFLVLNDDVAGSKDGGSVGLAITQSIGLTGMFQWGMRQSTELENQMTSVERVLEYTNVESEPALESAPDKKPKETWPEEGKVEFKDVSLRYDPAEAPVLKNLNLIIYPQEKIGIVGRTGAGKSSLIAALFRLAYLDGVIEIDGVKSNEIGLHDLRSKISIIPQEPFLFSGSLRKNLDPFEDYSDNLLWQALEEVELKEMGLEAHINEGGSNLSVGQRQLVCLARAIVRNNPILVLDEATANVDQQTDELIQKTIRTKFARCTVLTIAHRLNTVMDSDRILVMDAGSAVEFDAPHLLVQKNGYLNSMINETGPAMADALREIARESYENRTSTAL, encoded by the exons ATGGATGGGAAGGTAAAAGCGGAGAGGAAAAAGAACCCCAGGGAAGGAGCGAATCCTCTTAGTAGCATAACGTTCGC GTTCACGTTACCTACATTTTGGGTAGGCTGCCGTAGAGATTTAGAAGTGACTGATTTATACAGACCTCTTAAAGAGCACACGAGCAGCTACCTAGGCACAAAGATAACAAGAATTTGGCAGAAGGAGTACGAAACGTACGAGAAACAGAAAAGCCTTAACGATGAGAGCGAAAGTACTGATAAAAAATATCATGGGAAAAAGAAGTTAAAGCAGCCCAGCTTAGTAAGAGTGCTGATAAAATGCTTCGGAGCTCAGATAATGTTGTATGGAATAATTTTAGCAGCTTTGGAAATCACTCTCAG GGTGCTGCAGCCAATATTTCTCGGGCAGCTGTTACAGTACTACAGTACTGCCAAAATGACGAAGGCTGATGCCTATTTATATGCAGCTGGCGTAATACTGTGTTCGGGCCTGCTAATATTTGTTATTCATCCGTACATGATGGGAATACTCCATatgggaatgaaaatgcgagtggCTTGTTGCACGCTGATCTACAGAAAAGCCTTGAAGCTCTCAAGAACTGCTCTGGGTGAGACGACAATAGGACAGGCAGTGAATCTGTTGTCTAATGACGTGAACAGGTTCGACGTAGCGATAATACACTTGCACTACTTGTGGATCGGACCGCTCGAGACTTTCATCATAACGTATTTCATGTATCAAGAGGTCGAGGTGTCCGCGCTCTTTGGAGTCGCGATACTCCTGCTGttcattcccttgcaag GGTATTTGGGCAAAAAGTCTTCGATATTCAGATTAAAAACTGCTATCAGAACAGACGAGAGGGTGCGATTAACTAATGAAATTATCACTGGTATTCAGGCAATCAAAATGTACACTTGGGAGAAACCGTTTGGTAGTTTAATTGAATTGGCAAGAAG GAGGGAAATCAgcgttataaaaagcatgtCTCTAATCAGAGGTATCACGATGTCCTTCATTATGTTCACCACGAGGATGTCCCTTTTCGTCACTATATTAGCATACATTTCGTATGATCGCAAGATCACTGCCGAGAAAGTATTCATGTTACAAGCGTATTACAATGTTCTGCGCCAAACTATGACCGTCTACTTCCCGCAAG GGATAACACAAATGGCCGAGTTGTTGGTCTCCGTGAGACGTTTGCAAAATTTCATGATGTACGAAGAAGTCGACAGGAGAAACGAGGACGAAAGAGTGAATCAAGCGGAATCGAAACACGAGACGAAGAAGAACGATGTAAATAGTATACAGGAGGATGTTGAAGACGTTAAGACAACTAAATACAAGGATGAGAATATCATAACGATACACAATGCCAGTGCCAAATGGCTGTCGTACGAGCAAGAGGACACGTTGAAGAATATTAACATTAATATAAAACCAGGCGAATTAGTTGCCGTTGTCGGACAAGTCGGGTCTGGCAAAAGCAGTCTACTTAATGTAATATTAAAAGAATTGCCTTTGAAATCGGGTACCATACAG GTGAATGGCAAAATTGCGTACGCTTGTCAAGAACCGTGGCTGTTCGCTGGTTCCGTCAGACAGAACATTCTGTTCGGTAGAAAAATGGATCAACATCGATACGATCGTGTAGTTAAAGCGTGCCAATTGCGAAGAGATTTCAGTTTGTTACCATACGGCGATAGAACGATCGTTGGCGAAAGAGGGATTAGTTTATCAGGCGGACAACGCGCCAG GATTAATTTAGCCAGGGCGGTTTACTCTGAGAACGAAATGTACTTACTGGACGATCCGTTAAGTGCCGTAGACGCACACGTAGGCAAGCACATCTTCGAGGAGTGTGTCATGAAGTACTTAAAGGGGAAAACTAGGATCCTCGTCACGCATCAGTTACAGTACCTGCGAAACGTCGATAGGATAATCGTGTTGAAGGACGGCGAGATACAAGCGGAGGG TTCTTACAATGAGCTTGCTTCGGTAGGAATAGACTTTGGGAGGTTGTTAGAGAACGAACCGGATGAGAACGAACCGTCAGGATCTGCTCCTCCTAGCAGGAGCACTTCCAGAAACGCCAGTATTACGTCTCTGAGTTCGTTGAAAAGCAATCTTACCGAGAAAGACGATCCAACTGAG GTAGCAGAGACACGATCGCAGGGTAAAATCTCTGGTCAAGTCTACATGGGATATCTGAGAGCAGGCGGAAATTGTTGTGTCCTAGCCACCGTTCTTGTACTCTGTATACTCGCGCAAGGTGCAGCCAGCGGTAGCGACTTTTTCATATCTCAGTGGGTTAACATGGAGGAAAAATAC GTAAACGAGACGGAGGACGGACGTATAGTGCAAGACTGGAAGGGACCGATCACTCGTAACGTTTGCATATACGTGTACAGCGCCTTGATCGTTTCCACAGTGATAATCACACTGCTCCGTTCGGTCACGTTCTTCACGTCGTGTATGAAAGCCTCAGTGAGATTACACGATCGTATGTTCCGATCCATAAGCCGAGCGACGATGCGATTCTTCAATACCAACACGTCTGGTCGTGTACTCAACAGATTCTCGAAAGACATGGGCGCGATCGACGAATTGTTGCCAATGGCCCTGATCGATGTCTTGCAGATCGGTTTGTCCCTAGTCGGAATCATAGTGGTCGTCGCGATAGCCAACTACTGGCTGTTGATACCGACAGTGTTGATAGGAATACTCTTCTACTATGTGCGTGTTTTCTACGTGGCGACCAGTCGTAGCGTCAAACGACTCGAGGGAGTTA CTCGATCGCCTGTGTTTGGACACCTGAACGCGACGTTGCAAGGACTGCCAACTATACGAGCCTTCGAAGCGGCAGAGATCCTAACGAAGGAGTTCGACCAGCACCAAGACCTACATTCCGGGGCGTGGTACATATTTATATCCTCCTCGAGAGCGTTCGCGTTCTGGCTGGATTTCCTGTGCGTTGTCTACATCTGCCTGGTCACGCTGAGTTTTCTGGTACTGAACGACGACGTCGCCGGCTCGAAGGACGGCGGTAGCGTGGGGCTGGCCATAACGCAGAGCATTGGATTAACAGGAATGTTCCAGTGGGGTATGCGGCAGAGTACCGAGCTGGAAAATCAAATGACGTCGGTGGAGCGAGTGTTGGAGTACAC TAACGTggagagcgaaccagcgctggAAAGTGCGCCAGACAAGAAGCCAAAGGAAACTTGGCCTGAGGAAGGCAAGGTCGAATTCAAGGACGTATCTCTGAGATACGATCCGGCTGAGGCGCCTGTATTGAAGAATCTGAACTTGATCATCTACCCTCAAGAGAAGATAGGAATTGTTGGGAGGACAGGCGCTGGGAAGTCGTCCTTGATCGCAGCGCTTTTCCGACTGGCGTATCTCGACGGTGTCATCGAGATCGACGGAGTGAAATCGAACGAGATTGGGCTTCACGATTTGCGCTCAAAGATCAGTATAATCCCCCAGGAACCGTTTCTGTTCTCTGGTTCGTTGAGGAAGAATCTGGACCCATTCGAGGACTACAGCGATAACTTGCTCTGGCAAGCGTTGGAGGAGGTCGAATTGAAAGAGATGGGTCTCGAGGCGCACATCAACGAGGGTGGTTCGAATCTGAGCGTTGGCCAACGTCAGCTGGTCTGCTTGGCGCGCGCGATCGTCAGAAACAATCCAATCCTGGTCCTCGACGAGGCTACAGCGAACGTCGACCAGCAAACCGACGAACTGATCCAGAAAACGATTCGCACGAAGTTCGCGAGGTGTACAGTGTTGACCATCGCGCATCGTCTGAACACCGTGATGGACAGCGATCGAATTTTAGTGATGGACGCAGGCAGTGCTGTG GAGTTCGACGCGCCTCACCTGCTGGTACAGAAGAATGGATATCTGAACAGCATGATAAACGAGACCGGACCAGCGATGGCGGACGCGCTGAGGGAAATCGCTCGCGAGAGCTACGAGAATCGCACGTCCACTGCCCTCTAA
- the Lapsyn gene encoding leucine-rich repeat activity-regulated protein at synapses isoform X2: MPRDEIHDMTVFLVNGLAALVLVAATVHGFSGPTLVMDQDIPSRTCRYSRAYSMIQVRCANLGLEVIPPTLKTEIQILDASTNRVRMLTNDSLAAYTNLAYLYLGDNFIQEIQEGAFDNLRYLKVIDLSTNGCDTLPKSLFRLPYLQKIYASKNKLSDDLFTHLEVKSPLAFLQLSKNKLNKIPQLGSLPTLRHLNVSENNISSVSSEDLASFCYLVVIDLTKNPLKFAAGSCECVALKSWLATRGISSRPVFNCTEEVKQGCQAPSIFSNRTLELYQRCTEILRLQAETEKARNTWILVACCIAGFLLCLFVGLFCVHKRNKRKKKKKLKEEQRLNANNANTELLNSNLRQPENT, from the exons ACATGACTGTGTTCCTGGTGAACGGACTGGCAGCGTTGGTCCTCGTTGCAGCGACGGTCCACGGGTTTTCTGGGCCAACGCTGGTCATGGACCAGGACATACCTTCGAGGACCTGTCGTTACAGCAGAGCATACTCGATGATTCAGGTCCGTTGCGCGAATCTGGGCCTCGAGGTGATCCCTCCTACTCTCAAGACTGAGATCCAG ATCCTGGACGCGTCCACAAATAGAGTCAGGATGCTAACGAACGACAGCCTGGCCGCGTACACGAACCTGGCCTATCTCTATCTGGGCGACAACTTCATCCAGGAGATCCAAGAGGGCGCCTTCGATAATCTGCGTTACCTGAAGGTGATCGATCTATCGACGAACGGTTGCGACACTCTACCAAAGAGCCTCTTCCGGCTGCCCTATCTGCAGAAGATTTACGCGTCCAAGAACAAACTGAGCGACGACCTCTTCACTCATTTAGAAGTGAAGTCTCCGTTGGCATTTCTGCAGCTGTCCAAGAACAAACTGAACAAAATCCCCCAATTGGGATCCCTTCCTACGCTGCGCCATTTGAACGTATCCGAGAACAACATCAGCTCCGTGAGCAGCGAGGATCTAGCGTCGTTCTGCTACCTGGTGGTCATCGATCTGACTAAAAATCCGCTCAAGTTCGCCGCAGGAAGCTGCGAATGCGTCGCGTTGAAATCCTGGCTGGCGACACGTGGCATTTCCTCGCGTCCGGTGTTCAACTGCACCGAGGAGGTGAAACAGGGCTGCCAAGCGCCAAGTATTTTCAGCAACAGAACCCTGGAGCTGTACCAGCGGTGCACAGAGATACTGCGGTTGCAAGCGGAGACGGAGAAGGCGCGTAACACGTGGATACTGGTCGCCTGTTGCATCGCAGGGTTCCTCCTCTGTCTGTTCGTGGGGCTGTTCTGCGTGCACAAGCGGAACAAacgcaagaagaagaagaagctgaAGGAGGAGCAACGGTTGAACGCGAACAACGCGAACACAGAGCTGTTGAACAGCAATCTGCGCCAGCCGGAGAACACTTGA
- the LOC143427453 gene encoding putative multidrug resistance-associated protein lethal(2)03659 isoform X1, translated as MDGKVKAERKKNPREGANPLSSITFAFTLPTFWVGCRRDLEVTDLYRPLKEHTSSYLGTKITRIWQKEYETYEKQKSLNDESESTDKKYHGKKKLKQPSLVRVLIKCFGAQIMLYGIILAALEITLRLSQPLFLGLLIHYYNQMNFEPIPPHTVTARLDNSSDSQVHEIEDAMKPVLQPIFLGQLLQYYSTAKMTKADAYLYAAGVILCSGLLIFVIHPYMMGILHMGMKMRVACCTLIYRKALKLSRTALGETTIGQAVNLLSNDVNRFDVAIIHLHYLWIGPLETFIITYFMYQEVEVSALFGVAILLLFIPLQGYLGKKSSIFRLKTAIRTDERVRLTNEIITGIQAIKMYTWEKPFGSLIELARRREISVIKSMSLIRGITMSFIMFTTRMSLFVTILAYISYDRKITAEKVFMLQAYYNVLRQTMTVYFPQGITQMAELLVSVRRLQNFMMYEEVDRRNEDERVNQAESKHETKKNDVNSIQEDVEDVKTTKYKDENIITIHNASAKWLSYEQEDTLKNININIKPGELVAVVGQVGSGKSSLLNVILKELPLKSGTIQVNGKIAYACQEPWLFAGSVRQNILFGRKMDQHRYDRVVKACQLRRDFSLLPYGDRTIVGERGISLSGGQRARINLARAVYSENEMYLLDDPLSAVDAHVGKHIFEECVMKYLKGKTRILVTHQLQYLRNVDRIIVLKDGEIQAEGSYNELASVGIDFGRLLENEPDENEPSGSAPPSRSTSRNASITSLSSLKSNLTEKDDPTEVAETRSQGKISGQVYMGYLRAGGNCCVLATVLVLCILAQGAASGSDFFISQWVNMEEKYVNETEDGRIVQDWKGPITRNVCIYVYSALIVSTVIITLLRSVTFFTSCMKASVRLHDRMFRSISRATMRFFNTNTSGRVLNRFSKDMGAIDELLPMALIDVLQIGLSLVGIIVVVAIANYWLLIPTVLIGILFYYVRVFYVATSRSVKRLEGVTRSPVFGHLNATLQGLPTIRAFEAAEILTKEFDQHQDLHSGAWYIFISSSRAFAFWLDFLCVVYICLVTLSFLVLNDDVAGSKDGGSVGLAITQSIGLTGMFQWGMRQSTELENQMTSVERVLEYTNVESEPALESAPDKKPKETWPEEGKVEFKDVSLRYDPAEAPVLKNLNLIIYPQEKIGIVGRTGAGKSSLIAALFRLAYLDGVIEIDGVKSNEIGLHDLRSKISIIPQEPFLFSGSLRKNLDPFEDYSDNLLWQALEEVELKEMGLEAHINEGGSNLSVGQRQLVCLARAIVRNNPILVLDEATANVDQQTDELIQKTIRTKFARCTVLTIAHRLNTVMDSDRILVMDAGSAVEFDAPHLLVQKNGYLNSMINETGPAMADALREIARESYENRTSTAL; from the exons ATGGATGGGAAGGTAAAAGCGGAGAGGAAAAAGAACCCCAGGGAAGGAGCGAATCCTCTTAGTAGCATAACGTTCGC GTTCACGTTACCTACATTTTGGGTAGGCTGCCGTAGAGATTTAGAAGTGACTGATTTATACAGACCTCTTAAAGAGCACACGAGCAGCTACCTAGGCACAAAGATAACAAGAATTTGGCAGAAGGAGTACGAAACGTACGAGAAACAGAAAAGCCTTAACGATGAGAGCGAAAGTACTGATAAAAAATATCATGGGAAAAAGAAGTTAAAGCAGCCCAGCTTAGTAAGAGTGCTGATAAAATGCTTCGGAGCTCAGATAATGTTGTATGGAATAATTTTAGCAGCTTTGGAAATCACTCTCAG ATTATCACAGCCTCTGTTTCTTGGCCTGTTGATCCATTACTACAATCAGATGAATTTCGAGCCCATACCGCCACACACTGTAACGGCCAGATTAGATAATTCTTCCGATTCGCAAGTTCATGAAATTGAAGATGCGATGAAACC GGTGCTGCAGCCAATATTTCTCGGGCAGCTGTTACAGTACTACAGTACTGCCAAAATGACGAAGGCTGATGCCTATTTATATGCAGCTGGCGTAATACTGTGTTCGGGCCTGCTAATATTTGTTATTCATCCGTACATGATGGGAATACTCCATatgggaatgaaaatgcgagtggCTTGTTGCACGCTGATCTACAGAAAAGCCTTGAAGCTCTCAAGAACTGCTCTGGGTGAGACGACAATAGGACAGGCAGTGAATCTGTTGTCTAATGACGTGAACAGGTTCGACGTAGCGATAATACACTTGCACTACTTGTGGATCGGACCGCTCGAGACTTTCATCATAACGTATTTCATGTATCAAGAGGTCGAGGTGTCCGCGCTCTTTGGAGTCGCGATACTCCTGCTGttcattcccttgcaag GGTATTTGGGCAAAAAGTCTTCGATATTCAGATTAAAAACTGCTATCAGAACAGACGAGAGGGTGCGATTAACTAATGAAATTATCACTGGTATTCAGGCAATCAAAATGTACACTTGGGAGAAACCGTTTGGTAGTTTAATTGAATTGGCAAGAAG GAGGGAAATCAgcgttataaaaagcatgtCTCTAATCAGAGGTATCACGATGTCCTTCATTATGTTCACCACGAGGATGTCCCTTTTCGTCACTATATTAGCATACATTTCGTATGATCGCAAGATCACTGCCGAGAAAGTATTCATGTTACAAGCGTATTACAATGTTCTGCGCCAAACTATGACCGTCTACTTCCCGCAAG GGATAACACAAATGGCCGAGTTGTTGGTCTCCGTGAGACGTTTGCAAAATTTCATGATGTACGAAGAAGTCGACAGGAGAAACGAGGACGAAAGAGTGAATCAAGCGGAATCGAAACACGAGACGAAGAAGAACGATGTAAATAGTATACAGGAGGATGTTGAAGACGTTAAGACAACTAAATACAAGGATGAGAATATCATAACGATACACAATGCCAGTGCCAAATGGCTGTCGTACGAGCAAGAGGACACGTTGAAGAATATTAACATTAATATAAAACCAGGCGAATTAGTTGCCGTTGTCGGACAAGTCGGGTCTGGCAAAAGCAGTCTACTTAATGTAATATTAAAAGAATTGCCTTTGAAATCGGGTACCATACAG GTGAATGGCAAAATTGCGTACGCTTGTCAAGAACCGTGGCTGTTCGCTGGTTCCGTCAGACAGAACATTCTGTTCGGTAGAAAAATGGATCAACATCGATACGATCGTGTAGTTAAAGCGTGCCAATTGCGAAGAGATTTCAGTTTGTTACCATACGGCGATAGAACGATCGTTGGCGAAAGAGGGATTAGTTTATCAGGCGGACAACGCGCCAG GATTAATTTAGCCAGGGCGGTTTACTCTGAGAACGAAATGTACTTACTGGACGATCCGTTAAGTGCCGTAGACGCACACGTAGGCAAGCACATCTTCGAGGAGTGTGTCATGAAGTACTTAAAGGGGAAAACTAGGATCCTCGTCACGCATCAGTTACAGTACCTGCGAAACGTCGATAGGATAATCGTGTTGAAGGACGGCGAGATACAAGCGGAGGG TTCTTACAATGAGCTTGCTTCGGTAGGAATAGACTTTGGGAGGTTGTTAGAGAACGAACCGGATGAGAACGAACCGTCAGGATCTGCTCCTCCTAGCAGGAGCACTTCCAGAAACGCCAGTATTACGTCTCTGAGTTCGTTGAAAAGCAATCTTACCGAGAAAGACGATCCAACTGAG GTAGCAGAGACACGATCGCAGGGTAAAATCTCTGGTCAAGTCTACATGGGATATCTGAGAGCAGGCGGAAATTGTTGTGTCCTAGCCACCGTTCTTGTACTCTGTATACTCGCGCAAGGTGCAGCCAGCGGTAGCGACTTTTTCATATCTCAGTGGGTTAACATGGAGGAAAAATAC GTAAACGAGACGGAGGACGGACGTATAGTGCAAGACTGGAAGGGACCGATCACTCGTAACGTTTGCATATACGTGTACAGCGCCTTGATCGTTTCCACAGTGATAATCACACTGCTCCGTTCGGTCACGTTCTTCACGTCGTGTATGAAAGCCTCAGTGAGATTACACGATCGTATGTTCCGATCCATAAGCCGAGCGACGATGCGATTCTTCAATACCAACACGTCTGGTCGTGTACTCAACAGATTCTCGAAAGACATGGGCGCGATCGACGAATTGTTGCCAATGGCCCTGATCGATGTCTTGCAGATCGGTTTGTCCCTAGTCGGAATCATAGTGGTCGTCGCGATAGCCAACTACTGGCTGTTGATACCGACAGTGTTGATAGGAATACTCTTCTACTATGTGCGTGTTTTCTACGTGGCGACCAGTCGTAGCGTCAAACGACTCGAGGGAGTTA CTCGATCGCCTGTGTTTGGACACCTGAACGCGACGTTGCAAGGACTGCCAACTATACGAGCCTTCGAAGCGGCAGAGATCCTAACGAAGGAGTTCGACCAGCACCAAGACCTACATTCCGGGGCGTGGTACATATTTATATCCTCCTCGAGAGCGTTCGCGTTCTGGCTGGATTTCCTGTGCGTTGTCTACATCTGCCTGGTCACGCTGAGTTTTCTGGTACTGAACGACGACGTCGCCGGCTCGAAGGACGGCGGTAGCGTGGGGCTGGCCATAACGCAGAGCATTGGATTAACAGGAATGTTCCAGTGGGGTATGCGGCAGAGTACCGAGCTGGAAAATCAAATGACGTCGGTGGAGCGAGTGTTGGAGTACAC TAACGTggagagcgaaccagcgctggAAAGTGCGCCAGACAAGAAGCCAAAGGAAACTTGGCCTGAGGAAGGCAAGGTCGAATTCAAGGACGTATCTCTGAGATACGATCCGGCTGAGGCGCCTGTATTGAAGAATCTGAACTTGATCATCTACCCTCAAGAGAAGATAGGAATTGTTGGGAGGACAGGCGCTGGGAAGTCGTCCTTGATCGCAGCGCTTTTCCGACTGGCGTATCTCGACGGTGTCATCGAGATCGACGGAGTGAAATCGAACGAGATTGGGCTTCACGATTTGCGCTCAAAGATCAGTATAATCCCCCAGGAACCGTTTCTGTTCTCTGGTTCGTTGAGGAAGAATCTGGACCCATTCGAGGACTACAGCGATAACTTGCTCTGGCAAGCGTTGGAGGAGGTCGAATTGAAAGAGATGGGTCTCGAGGCGCACATCAACGAGGGTGGTTCGAATCTGAGCGTTGGCCAACGTCAGCTGGTCTGCTTGGCGCGCGCGATCGTCAGAAACAATCCAATCCTGGTCCTCGACGAGGCTACAGCGAACGTCGACCAGCAAACCGACGAACTGATCCAGAAAACGATTCGCACGAAGTTCGCGAGGTGTACAGTGTTGACCATCGCGCATCGTCTGAACACCGTGATGGACAGCGATCGAATTTTAGTGATGGACGCAGGCAGTGCTGTG GAGTTCGACGCGCCTCACCTGCTGGTACAGAAGAATGGATATCTGAACAGCATGATAAACGAGACCGGACCAGCGATGGCGGACGCGCTGAGGGAAATCGCTCGCGAGAGCTACGAGAATCGCACGTCCACTGCCCTCTAA